The Theileria parva strain Muguga chromosome 1, complete sequence, whole genome shotgun sequence DNA window GCTCTAATCAGCTTCATAAATAGTCTACACATTCTCAAcaattacataatttatatttatatctacatttatttacaaaagtgtatatttattttagatcCCGAATTGGAGCAGAGCAGATTAGTAGTTGTTGAGTTTTTCAAATATAATAGATTACCAGTTGAAATTGCCTCTCACTTTACTCGTGCCGGTTATGACACCTTGGACACTATAGCATCTCTGAACAGGGAATCTTTGGGTGAAATTGAGAGATATTCAAATGCTGAATGGCTTCCGGGTCACAAGGTCCGTTTAATGAAGATGTTCGAGAACGTTGAAGAATACATTTCCGAGTTTAAGCGTGAAAGACCTTTTCAGCACCTCCACAAATCGGGATAGATAGCAGTGTAACatatttcaatatttttaatagtattttacaaaagTACTTTTAAACAGTTGATCATTTCTTCCTTTACGTATAggtgtattttatttccTGTTACTACTGCAGCCATGGTTATATATTCTTGGCCTTCATACTCTCGGGCAACCACTTTATCATTCATCACTGCAACTATTAGGAGTGGTCCGTTTTTTAGATTCCCTGAATCATCTGTACTTCCAATTGTTATCAAATTCCCCCCTTTAACATGTTCTATTACCTTTTCACATGGCATAGATCCTTGTAAAAGCtcctttaaaaatactaaatttGAAACCAGCTTCCttttactaaaatatttatgcATAAGTTTTGTTCCTTCTTGTGTTACTCTAAATTCACAGTCCCAATTCTCTTTTGTATCAAGTTTCGTAAATATTCTGCTTCCAAAAGATGCGTACTTACAGGGTTCTAgtttacttattttattcctTTTGAAAGCCTTGAAGTCGTCTGACACTAGATGTATTGTCTTTTCGCTTGTGACCTTTACTagaaaattcaaattttctGTAATTCCATAAAATTCCACTAATCTATCTCGTTCTGGTCCTTCAAATGTTGTGTATTCATGTAATAGCTTTGAACCTCTCGTTTTCTTCCTATCTTTCTTCTCTTCTTCCACCACAATTCCGGTTTCAAGTTCATGGTTATTTAATTctaaattatgttatttgAGGATAAATTGATCTTAAATAactgtttaatatttacctTTGGGGATTTTCCTGATTTTGAATATGAAAAAACCTCCCGTATTGTTATAGTGTGGTAACACTCTCATTACTTTTTTGGCCATTTCCTCATTCCATTTACTATTTTTGAACATTGTCTCCTTTACTCGTTCCCTCATATTATCATCCACTTGTGAGAAATCAGAAAAATACCCCCCATTTGGATTAGGAACCAACCAGTCTAACAATCCCTTTTCTGATTTAAAACCTTTTATTGGTTCAAGATCAATCAACTCCACATCCTCAAGAGATGCACAATAACTGGCAATGGCCTACAtatgaaatattaatttaattatatattgtttattttactattaaatttatgtaaagtttaaattacCTCATTTTCCAATGGGTTTAAGGAACATGTtgagtatattaatatcCCTCCAGGTTTCAAAAGCTAAATTATcgttaaataaaattcatttaaaattttaaaaattgttaaattaccTCTATTCCTCTTTTTAGTATTGTTAGCTGGACTTTGTGTAGGTGTAATCCATTTGTGGCCTTCCAACTAGTCCAAATATCTATTGACTTTCTCATGGTTCCATCACAGCTGCATGGCATATCTGCCAATATTTTGTCGAATAATATCAATTGGCCGTTCTTATTGTACAAATTTGGGAACCTTGTTGctaataattaatgtaattttgTATCATATTTgtgttataattaaaattttaccatCGTAGTTTGTGATTGCAGTTGAGGGTGAATCTATGGTCTTAAGGTGATGTGCTAGTGTTGAAACTCTGGTTTGACTAACATCATTTCCAACTATTATccctaaattatttatttaagaTCAGTTATTGGATTTACCTTTGTTTTTCAGGCTATCTAAGTTTTGCGATTTTAATCTCGTCTCGACCATGTCAACTATTTGTAAGTATTTCAttcctaaaataataaacaataATCTCAAATACCTGGAGCTGCACAGAAATCCAAAATGTTTTCATTTGGCCTTGGGTCCAGGAACAAAACTGGGAGCATGCTCACTGTTTCCTGTCTACACAGTGAGCCTCTGTTATCTTCATTCATTAAGAACTGGTGAAATTGAGcgaatttttcattttttctAAGTGATGATTTACTAGTTTTCATTTGAtagaatatattataatctACTTCATTTTTAAGGTATTCTAAACAATAGTCTACACAGGGTTCTAGATGTAAATCTTCAGTGTCACACATTTGTTTTAACTTTTCTCTGGTAAGCGTCCACAAATAACTACTTGTATTTAGTCTGAATGAAACTGGAAGTGGGATTCTTGAGTATTCCTCGAATGTTTCCCATTCATCTTCTTTACAAATATTCTGATCTTTATAATATGTTTCAAATTCCTTGTTAAATAAGGTGCCTTCTACGAATCTTGTCCTCCCATTTTCTCTTTGATTTGAGTTCTGAGACTTCTTTCCCCAACGAGCACCTTGCATTTCTCTGCATCTTGATTTCCAGCTCAATCTAGTGCTCTTCTGTCCTTTTGTGTCATGGTTTTGAACAGAGCCTTCTAAGTGATTAAGATTCTCCGACATTTGTACTTGCGAACTAAAGTATTTCCACtacattacattaaaactaataaaaataatttacaaaaataaagttatatataaattaacataaataatacaaaatttaatgaaaactTGAACCAACCAGTTGGGTATATCACCTTGTgttacttaatatactttacCGAAATGgtgattattttataattttaaaagcCGTATTTTAATATGCCTCGGGACGACTTTAGAGGCAAGAATTTTGACTCTCCTCACCGATGGAGGGATGATTCCTACAGTCGAAgcaataataaatttaagagAAAGCTAAATATTCCTGAAGGTGACCGTTCCAGGAGACCTGTTCCTCCTTTCCCAATGCCTTTACCTGATTTTAGTGGATTAGTTCCACCTAAGGACGGAAATATGCCTGTTCTTCTTCCTGGGATGCAACTCCCTCCTCctattttaatgaatatGCCTCTTCCTCCACCtggtatttttacacagCTTTACACAGCTTTATTTACATTCATTattgatatatttattatataattttacttagATTCTGACCCTGAGGAGATAAAGAAGGCTTTGAAGCTTATAATGTCCAACTTCCCTGGATTTCCTAAAGATGCTAAGCTTCCTTTCCCTCCTGTTCCTAGGCAAGCTCCGTATCGCAAGAAGAAAAGGCGTGATATACGTATGTTTTTTTTCTATTAAAATCTTTTTAGCTGTTGAACGTGCTCCACCTACTGCTGAGGACCTCTATGAACTTGAGATTGATAAGAAACTGGCTGAGGCTGAAAGACTCCAGGAATCACCCGTTTCAATGTTTCTTAAGGTTCCTGGTCTTCTTAGCAAACGACACCTTAAAGGCTCAACAAGTACGTCATAAATactaattaactttataaaatataatttagttGATCAAATTGAAAGGGCTGCTGATCGCAGAAAATTAAAGGTAAGGTACTTGGAGCACTTTGACCAGTTTAAGAGTGATAGAGAAAAGGCTCATTCCGACCTTATTGAGAGGGTTTACAAGGAATACAAGTCTCTGGGTTTAGGAAAGATTGAAGGCGTTCTGCCCCTCCTGGATGGCCTTgattagtttaattttcatCTCTTCTATGCTTGTATATTCTGGCATTTTAAGATAATTTGTGCAAGTCATTACACTTGGTA harbors:
- the Nsun2 gene encoding NOL1/NOP2/sun family protein; protein product: MSENLNHLEGSVQNHDTKGQKSTRLSWKSRCREMQGARWGKKSQNSNQRENGRTRFVEGTLFNKEFETYYKDQNICKEDEWETFEEYSRIPLPVSFRLNTSSYLWTLTREKLKQMCDTEDLHLEPCVDYCLEYLKNEVDYNIFYQMKTSKSSLRKNEKFAQFHQFLMNEDNRGSLCRQETVSMLPVLFLDPRPNENILDFCAAPGMKYLQIVDMVETRLKSQNLDSLKNKGIIVGNDVSQTRVSTLAHHLKTIDSPSTAITNYDATRFPNLYNKNGQLILFDKILADMPCSCDGTMRKSIDIWTSWKATNGLHLHKVQLTILKRGIELLKPGGILIYSTCSLNPLENEAIASYCASLEDVELIDLEPIKGFKSEKGLLDWLVPNPNGGYFSDFSQVDDNMRERVKETMFKNSKWNEEMAKKVMRVLPHYNNTGGFFIFKIRKIPKELNNHELETGIVVEEEKKDRKKTRGSKLLHEYTTFEGPERDRLVEFYGITENLNFLVKVTSEKTIHLVSDDFKAFKRNKISKLEPCKYASFGSRIFTKLDTKENWDCEFRVTQEGTKLMHKYFSKRKLVSNLVFLKELLQGSMPCEKVIEHVKGGNLITIGSTDDSGNLKNGPLLIVAVMNDKVVAREYEGQEYITMAAVVTGNKIHLYVKEEMINCLKVLL